One Hypanus sabinus isolate sHypSab1 chromosome 4, sHypSab1.hap1, whole genome shotgun sequence genomic region harbors:
- the rwdd2b gene encoding RWD domain-containing protein 2B isoform X1 — protein sequence MSSPANAEAQMSELELLFSMFPNEVTVDDQLALADLRDYIQGKTQSSPTSRLQYTVCLHLDGPNVLCALCCVFPPNYPSVLPEISIRSDALYRSQQMQLNSDLHEYLRKSCCGEICVLDAIEWIKEHATTYMNKESIPTEKGHLTNRSKDAVCTRLWIYSHHIYNKVKRKNILEWAKELSLTGFCMPGKPGVICVEGAHRACEEYWARVKRLTWKRILLRHREDTTMDITNADLTSAIQKFQKFTNFEEKIFDAHGNRGNHMDLGQLYQFLNERNCGDIFQLYFGVEGKAS from the exons ATGTCCAGTCCTGCTAATGCTGAGGCACAGATGTCTGAACTGGAACTTCTTTTCAGCATGTTTCCTAACGAAGTTACAGTGGATGATCAGCTGGCTTTAGCCGATCTCAGAGACTATATACAAGGAAAGACACAGAGCTCACCAACATCAAGACtacaatacactgtatgccttcatCTGGATGGTCCAAAT GTATTGTGTGCATTATGTTGTGTTTTTCCCCCAAATTATCCATCTGTACTACCAGAAATTTCAATAAG GTCGGATGCCTTGTACAGATCACAGCAGATGCAGTTAAATTCAGACCTTCATGAGTACTTGCGAAAGAGCTGCTGTGGTGAGATATGCGTATTGGATGCAATCGAATGGATCAAAGAACATGCTACCACATACATGAACAAAGAAAGTATTCCAACTGAAAAGGGGCATCTTACTAACAGAAGCAAAGATGCAGTTTGTACCAGACTGTGGATCTATAGCCACCATATCTACAACAAAGTGAAGAGGAAAAATATCCTGGAGTGGGCAAAAGAGCtttcactgactgggttctgtATGCCTGGCAAGCCTGGAGTGATTTGCGTAGAAGGGGCACACAGGGCATGCGAAGAATACTGGGCAAG AGTAAAACGGTTGACCTGGAAGAGAATTTTACTCCGCCACAGAGAGGACACAACGATGGATATCACAAATGCCGATTTGACTTCTGCAATACAAAAGTTTCAGAAGTTCACAAATTTTGAAGAAAAGATATTTGATGCACATGGAAACAGGGGAAATCATATGGATCTTGGACAGTTGTACCAGTTCTTAAATGAAAGAAACTGTGGAGACATTTTTCAATTGTACTTCGGTGTAGAAGGAAAAGCTTCCTAA
- the rwdd2b gene encoding RWD domain-containing protein 2B isoform X2 — protein MSSPANAEAQMSELELLFSMFPNEVTVDDQLALADLRDYIQGKTQSSPTSRLQYTVCLHLDGPNVLCALCCVFPPNYPSVLPEISIRSDALYRSQQMQLNSDLHEYLRKSCCGEICVLDAIEWIKEHATTYMNKESIPTEKGHLTNRSKDAVCTRLWIYSHHIYNKVKRKNILEWAKELSLTGFCMPGKPGVICVEGAHRACEEYWSKTVDLEENFTPPQRGHNDGYHKCRFDFCNTKVSEVHKF, from the exons ATGTCCAGTCCTGCTAATGCTGAGGCACAGATGTCTGAACTGGAACTTCTTTTCAGCATGTTTCCTAACGAAGTTACAGTGGATGATCAGCTGGCTTTAGCCGATCTCAGAGACTATATACAAGGAAAGACACAGAGCTCACCAACATCAAGACtacaatacactgtatgccttcatCTGGATGGTCCAAAT GTATTGTGTGCATTATGTTGTGTTTTTCCCCCAAATTATCCATCTGTACTACCAGAAATTTCAATAAG GTCGGATGCCTTGTACAGATCACAGCAGATGCAGTTAAATTCAGACCTTCATGAGTACTTGCGAAAGAGCTGCTGTGGTGAGATATGCGTATTGGATGCAATCGAATGGATCAAAGAACATGCTACCACATACATGAACAAAGAAAGTATTCCAACTGAAAAGGGGCATCTTACTAACAGAAGCAAAGATGCAGTTTGTACCAGACTGTGGATCTATAGCCACCATATCTACAACAAAGTGAAGAGGAAAAATATCCTGGAGTGGGCAAAAGAGCtttcactgactgggttctgtATGCCTGGCAAGCCTGGAGTGATTTGCGTAGAAGGGGCACACAGGGCATGCGAAGAATACTGG AGTAAAACGGTTGACCTGGAAGAGAATTTTACTCCGCCACAGAGAGGACACAACGATGGATATCACAAATGCCGATTTGACTTCTGCAATACAAAAGTTTCAGAAGTTCACAAATTTTGA